The following proteins are encoded in a genomic region of Quadrisphaera setariae:
- a CDS encoding FAD-dependent oxidoreductase yields MAPGRSRVVVVGGDAAGMAAASQALQQAAARGRDLEVVAFERGSATSYSACGIPYWVGGVVGSRDELIARTPEEHRRRGVDLRMGTEVVGLDLAARTVAWRSREGEGTEAFDELVLATGAVPRRPDAPGFDAGPEAGVHGVQTLDDGSALIADLDSGRVRRVVVVGGGYIGLEVAEACVVRGLHVTVVQRGDTPLGTVDDDMGALIAEAVRGEGVHLVTGEEVCGLELAPASEGGRDLPARVRAVHTASGLELPCDLVVLGLGVVPAVALAREAGVPLGESGAVAVDVAQRTRADGVWAAGDCTEVRHRVSGRGVHVPLGTHANKQGRVAGINLGGGYATFPGVVGTAITKVCRVEIGRTGLSTEEARAAGFQVVTTAVDSTTTAGYMPGAEPVRVKLVADERSGQLLGGQVVGRSGAGKRIDALAICVWNAMTVEEVLSLDLAYAPPFAPVWDPVLIAARKAAQAVEAACRRDG; encoded by the coding sequence ATGGCTCCCGGCCGCTCGCGCGTCGTCGTCGTCGGAGGTGACGCGGCCGGCATGGCGGCGGCCTCGCAGGCCCTCCAGCAGGCCGCTGCCCGCGGGCGCGACCTGGAGGTCGTCGCGTTCGAGCGCGGCAGCGCCACGTCGTACTCGGCGTGCGGCATCCCGTACTGGGTCGGTGGGGTAGTCGGCTCGCGCGACGAGCTGATCGCCCGCACCCCGGAGGAGCACCGCCGCCGCGGGGTCGACCTGCGGATGGGGACCGAGGTGGTGGGCCTCGACCTGGCCGCCCGCACCGTCGCCTGGCGCAGCCGCGAGGGCGAGGGCACCGAGGCGTTCGACGAGCTGGTGCTCGCCACCGGCGCGGTGCCGCGCCGTCCCGACGCGCCCGGCTTCGACGCCGGCCCGGAGGCCGGCGTGCACGGCGTGCAGACCCTCGACGACGGGTCAGCGCTCATCGCCGACCTCGACTCCGGGCGCGTGCGCCGGGTCGTGGTGGTCGGGGGCGGCTACATCGGGCTCGAGGTGGCGGAGGCCTGCGTGGTGCGCGGCCTGCACGTCACCGTGGTGCAGCGCGGCGACACGCCGCTGGGCACCGTCGACGACGACATGGGCGCCCTCATCGCCGAGGCCGTGCGCGGCGAGGGCGTGCACCTGGTCACCGGCGAGGAGGTGTGCGGGCTCGAGCTGGCCCCCGCCTCCGAGGGCGGGCGGGACCTCCCCGCGCGGGTGAGGGCCGTGCACACCGCCAGCGGTCTGGAGCTGCCGTGCGACCTCGTGGTGCTGGGTCTGGGCGTGGTGCCCGCCGTGGCGCTCGCGCGGGAGGCCGGGGTGCCCTTGGGGGAGTCGGGAGCCGTCGCCGTCGACGTCGCCCAGCGCACGCGCGCTGACGGGGTGTGGGCCGCGGGCGACTGCACCGAGGTCCGCCACCGCGTCTCCGGCCGCGGGGTGCACGTCCCGCTGGGCACGCACGCCAACAAGCAGGGCCGGGTGGCGGGCATCAACCTCGGTGGCGGGTACGCGACGTTCCCGGGCGTGGTCGGCACGGCCATCACCAAGGTCTGCCGGGTCGAGATCGGGCGCACCGGCCTGTCCACCGAGGAGGCGCGCGCCGCGGGCTTCCAGGTGGTGACCACCGCCGTCGACTCCACGACGACCGCCGGCTACATGCCCGGTGCGGAGCCCGTCCGCGTCAAGCTCGTCGCCGACGAGCGCAGCGGGCAGCTGCTCGGCGGCCAGGTCGTCGGGCGCTCCGGTGCCGGCAAGAGGATCGACGCGCTCGCCATCTGCGTGTGGAACGCGATGACGGTCGAGGAGGTCCTGTCCCTCGACCTCGCCTACGCCCCGCCGTTCGCGCCCGTGTGGGACCCGGTGCTCATCGCCGCGCGCAAGGCGGCGCAGGCCGTCGAGGCCGCCTGCCGGCGCGACGGCTGA
- a CDS encoding TIGR00730 family Rossman fold protein: MPAIAVYCSASERIDPVHVQLAADVGALIAARGHSLVSGGGSVSMMGAVAKAVREGGGRTYGVIPRALLEKEVGDRYADELVVTDGMRERKGLMDDAADAFVVLPGGLGTLEELIEVWSSKALAMHAKPVVACDPTGVLDPLRQAVDTLVTSGFVQRAAADEVIWTRSAAEALDAVEAGLAAAAGAAAQPSEAVHTQEGLESGAPRDGDG, translated from the coding sequence GTGCCCGCGATCGCCGTGTACTGCTCCGCCTCCGAGCGGATCGACCCCGTCCACGTCCAGCTGGCCGCTGACGTCGGCGCGCTCATCGCCGCCCGCGGCCACTCCCTGGTCTCCGGGGGCGGCTCGGTCTCGATGATGGGCGCCGTCGCCAAGGCCGTCCGCGAGGGCGGCGGGCGCACCTACGGCGTCATCCCGCGCGCCCTCCTCGAGAAGGAGGTCGGGGACCGCTACGCCGACGAGCTCGTGGTCACCGACGGCATGCGCGAGCGCAAGGGCCTCATGGACGACGCCGCCGACGCCTTCGTGGTGCTCCCCGGCGGCCTCGGCACCCTCGAGGAGCTCATCGAGGTGTGGAGCTCGAAGGCGCTCGCCATGCACGCCAAGCCCGTGGTCGCCTGCGACCCCACGGGCGTCCTCGACCCGCTGCGCCAGGCCGTCGACACGCTCGTGACGAGCGGCTTCGTGCAGCGCGCCGCCGCCGACGAGGTCATCTGGACCAGGAGCGCCGCGGAGGCCCTCGACGCCGTCGAGGCAGGCCTGGCCGCCGCAGCCGGCGCTGCCGCGCAGCCCTCCGAGGCGGTGCACACCCAGGAGGGCCTGGAGTCGGGTGCCCCGAGGGACGGGGACGGGTGA
- a CDS encoding DUF7668 domain-containing protein → MSRATDEEALADARCLVSMVVDFLAEGEWETVANLTSGQRLSADQLEARVRDLPFPLVRMPAGAVDEIEVEPAVPRPAKTPGKRQRRRFAAVAPLWTAAGKSRWVLELTVRELSGGFLEAQVDGLHPALEGAPDHLPRAAEGERAMELKRAKRAKRAKRAKRAKRAKRAERAERAERAKKAERAGARKQDGRPRWKTRAAEVVGRVPVDGAGRALHSGDVVAQLQLCLDDVRSQLERERLSLADIHEIAVRTSDFPAARAQAEVLGRWQREHGAWERTSFEVVDALEPGGAVVEVEVHATHYELVAGELPETTPNTSVPEHLRPALRAELDALARGDRPDHLYWVEEYGDDGATLVVQPEAIWDHRETDASQQDDGSWWVVLPLWTELECPSDLSAEVEIDLSGTVIIHTVHIM, encoded by the coding sequence GTGAGCAGGGCCACCGACGAGGAGGCCCTCGCGGACGCGCGCTGCCTGGTGTCGATGGTGGTCGACTTCCTCGCCGAGGGTGAGTGGGAGACCGTCGCGAACCTGACCTCGGGGCAGCGCCTGTCGGCGGACCAGCTCGAGGCCAGAGTCCGGGACCTGCCCTTCCCCCTGGTGCGGATGCCAGCCGGTGCGGTCGACGAGATCGAGGTCGAGCCCGCTGTGCCGAGGCCCGCGAAGACCCCCGGGAAGCGCCAGCGGCGCCGGTTCGCCGCCGTCGCACCTCTGTGGACGGCGGCGGGCAAGAGCCGCTGGGTGCTCGAGCTGACCGTCCGCGAGCTGAGCGGTGGCTTCCTGGAGGCGCAGGTCGACGGTCTCCACCCCGCTCTCGAGGGGGCCCCGGACCACCTGCCGCGGGCTGCGGAGGGCGAACGGGCCATGGAGCTCAAGAGGGCCAAGAGGGCCAAGAGGGCCAAGAGGGCCAAGAGGGCCAAGAGGGCCAAGAGGGCCGAGAGGGCCGAGAGGGCCGAGAGGGCCAAGAAGGCGGAGCGCGCTGGTGCGCGCAAGCAGGACGGCAGGCCGCGCTGGAAGACGCGCGCTGCTGAGGTGGTGGGGCGGGTGCCTGTCGACGGGGCCGGTCGTGCGCTGCACTCGGGGGACGTCGTCGCCCAGCTCCAGCTGTGCCTGGACGACGTGCGTTCGCAGCTGGAGCGGGAGCGGCTGTCGCTCGCCGACATCCACGAGATCGCGGTGCGCACCAGCGACTTCCCCGCTGCCCGGGCTCAGGCCGAGGTGCTGGGGCGGTGGCAGCGGGAGCATGGGGCGTGGGAGCGGACCTCCTTCGAGGTCGTGGACGCGCTGGAACCCGGCGGCGCGGTGGTCGAGGTGGAGGTCCACGCGACCCACTACGAGCTGGTGGCCGGTGAGCTGCCCGAGACGACACCGAACACGTCGGTGCCCGAGCACCTCCGACCTGCCCTGCGCGCCGAGCTGGACGCGCTCGCACGCGGTGACCGGCCAGACCACCTCTACTGGGTGGAGGAGTACGGCGACGACGGCGCGACGCTCGTCGTCCAGCCGGAGGCGATCTGGGACCACCGCGAGACCGACGCGTCACAGCAGGACGACGGCAGCTGGTGGGTGGTCCTCCCGCTGTGGACTGAGCTGGAGTGCCCGAGCGACCTCAGCGCTGAGGTGGAGATCGACCTGTCTGGAACGGTGATCATCCACACCGTCCACATCATGTAG
- a CDS encoding DivIVA domain-containing protein has product MSLVLLLLAVAVVGVVVAVAAGRLPAGMPAATPSSPHRPLPPRPLEPADLDQVRFSVVPRGYRMDQVDAVVDRLRVELAERDRRLEALTAAVSTPLAGGGPRYGAPAPPVSPDPNPAPAQSWALTREEGS; this is encoded by the coding sequence GTGAGCCTCGTCCTGCTGCTGCTGGCGGTGGCCGTGGTGGGGGTGGTGGTCGCCGTCGCGGCGGGCCGCCTGCCGGCCGGCATGCCCGCCGCCACGCCGAGCAGCCCGCACCGGCCGCTGCCGCCGCGTCCCCTGGAGCCCGCCGACCTCGACCAGGTCCGCTTCTCGGTGGTGCCCCGCGGCTACCGCATGGACCAGGTCGACGCTGTGGTGGACCGGCTCCGCGTCGAGCTGGCCGAGCGGGACCGCCGCCTCGAGGCGCTCACCGCAGCCGTCAGCACCCCGCTGGCCGGTGGTGGACCCCGCTACGGCGCTCCGGCCCCGCCGGTGAGCCCCGATCCCAACCCGGCCCCCGCCCAGAGCTGGGCCCTGACCCGCGAGGAGGGCAGCTGA
- a CDS encoding SRPBCC family protein, translated as MARFTAHREVAAPADVVWELVTDWSRHGDWIPLTTMTVDRDTGGAGTRFTGRSGVGRLAFDDPMEVTSWDPPTPTRAGTAAIDHRGSLVLGHAEVQVVPLPGDRCRLRWTEDVSLVSRKLSRAITLPIAVGGRLAFGSTLKKVAAEAEARAAR; from the coding sequence GTGGCCCGCTTCACCGCCCACCGCGAGGTGGCCGCACCCGCTGACGTCGTGTGGGAGCTGGTCACCGACTGGTCCCGCCACGGCGACTGGATCCCGCTGACCACCATGACCGTCGACCGTGACACCGGCGGTGCCGGCACCCGCTTCACCGGCCGCAGCGGCGTTGGCCGCCTGGCCTTCGACGACCCCATGGAGGTCACCTCCTGGGACCCGCCGACGCCCACCCGGGCCGGCACCGCCGCCATCGACCACCGCGGCTCCCTCGTGCTCGGCCACGCCGAGGTCCAGGTGGTGCCGCTCCCGGGTGACCGGTGCCGGCTGCGCTGGACCGAGGACGTCTCCCTGGTCAGCAGGAAGCTGTCGCGCGCGATCACGCTGCCGATCGCCGTCGGCGGTCGTCTGGCCTTCGGCAGCACGCTGAAGAAGGTCGCCGCCGAGGCCGAGGCGCGGGCCGCCCGGTGA
- a CDS encoding DUF3117 domain-containing protein, producing the protein MAAMKPRTGDGPLEVTKEGRGIVMRMPLEGGGRLVVEMNPDEANALGDALKTAAG; encoded by the coding sequence ATGGCTGCCATGAAGCCCAGGACTGGTGACGGTCCCCTGGAGGTCACCAAGGAGGGGCGGGGCATCGTCATGCGCATGCCGCTCGAGGGCGGTGGCCGCCTCGTCGTCGAGATGAACCCCGACGAGGCCAACGCCCTCGGCGACGCGCTCAAGACCGCCGCGGGCTGA
- a CDS encoding leucyl aminopeptidase family protein, translating into MAGAPPPSAPPALDPGADLQVGPRTDRPLPRVEVIAPLDVPDATGTAGGVGGVSGLSGCSLLVVPVGRAARGEGTPEHAPGDDDGGASDRVALGAGSAWAATAAGLDLVEVCRLARWRAAAGTSLPVHGARLTGDPRDGDGAPVRLVLLGTGSGSARDLRRAGAALARTARGLDRVATSAAADLDDDGLRALAEGLLLGSWSPPRTGLQDGPEPAVRTAVLLGAPSGHERALAAASTAAAATWRVRDLAATPSSTKTPVWVAGQARALAARADVAPGSGTLEVSVLDEEDLAQRRAGGLLAVGAASQHPPCLVRVDWTPASSSPPPSEAGERGRVVLVGKGITYDTGGLALKPRESMVAMKTDMAGAAVVLATVVAAAEAGLPRPVTALLPLAENGLGAASYRPGDVIRVLDGTTVEVDNPDAEGRLVLADALALADAELDPELLLDVATLTGAATLGLGRQHAALFTDDDALAAALAAAGEATGERVWRMPLVDDYRPTLDSEVADLRHVPSSPAPGAGSVTAALFLREFVGQRRWAHLDIAGVGRSEKEQHEVPRGATGWGARVLLRLLEDLA; encoded by the coding sequence GTGGCCGGCGCGCCTCCCCCCTCGGCGCCGCCCGCGCTCGACCCGGGCGCTGACCTGCAGGTCGGTCCCCGCACCGACCGCCCGCTCCCGCGGGTGGAGGTCATCGCCCCCCTCGACGTCCCCGACGCCACCGGCACCGCCGGTGGCGTCGGTGGTGTGAGCGGGCTCAGCGGCTGCTCCCTGCTCGTGGTGCCCGTCGGCCGTGCTGCGCGCGGCGAGGGCACCCCCGAGCACGCACCCGGTGACGACGACGGCGGAGCCTCCGACCGCGTGGCGCTCGGCGCCGGCTCCGCCTGGGCCGCGACCGCCGCCGGGCTCGACCTGGTCGAGGTCTGCCGCCTGGCGCGCTGGCGCGCCGCCGCCGGCACGTCACTGCCCGTGCACGGCGCCCGCCTGACGGGTGACCCACGCGACGGCGACGGCGCTCCCGTGCGCCTGGTGCTGCTCGGCACGGGCTCGGGCTCCGCCCGGGACCTGCGCCGCGCCGGCGCCGCGCTGGCCCGGACCGCCCGCGGCCTGGACCGCGTCGCCACCTCCGCCGCCGCCGACCTCGACGACGACGGGCTGCGCGCCCTCGCCGAGGGGCTGCTGCTGGGCTCGTGGTCACCGCCGCGCACCGGACTGCAGGACGGCCCCGAGCCGGCGGTGCGCACCGCGGTGCTGCTCGGCGCCCCGTCCGGGCACGAGCGCGCGCTGGCCGCCGCCTCGACCGCCGCCGCCGCCACCTGGCGCGTGCGCGACCTCGCCGCGACCCCGTCCTCCACCAAGACCCCGGTCTGGGTGGCGGGACAGGCCCGCGCCCTCGCCGCCAGGGCCGACGTGGCCCCGGGCAGCGGGACGCTCGAGGTGTCGGTGCTCGACGAGGAGGACCTCGCACAGCGCCGCGCCGGGGGCCTGCTCGCCGTGGGCGCCGCCTCGCAGCACCCGCCGTGCCTCGTCCGCGTCGACTGGACGCCGGCGTCGTCGTCGCCCCCGCCCTCGGAGGCGGGGGAGCGGGGCCGGGTCGTGCTGGTGGGCAAGGGCATCACCTACGACACCGGGGGCCTGGCGCTCAAGCCCCGCGAGTCGATGGTGGCCATGAAGACCGACATGGCGGGAGCGGCCGTGGTGCTCGCCACCGTCGTGGCCGCCGCCGAGGCGGGGCTGCCCCGCCCGGTCACCGCGCTGCTGCCGCTCGCCGAGAACGGCCTGGGCGCCGCCAGCTACCGCCCCGGAGACGTCATCCGCGTGCTGGACGGCACCACTGTGGAGGTCGACAACCCCGACGCCGAGGGCCGGCTGGTCCTGGCCGACGCCCTCGCGCTGGCCGACGCCGAGCTCGACCCGGAGCTGCTGCTCGACGTGGCCACCCTCACCGGCGCCGCGACGCTGGGCCTGGGCCGCCAGCACGCCGCGCTCTTCACCGACGACGACGCCCTCGCCGCCGCCCTGGCGGCTGCCGGCGAGGCGACGGGGGAGCGGGTGTGGCGGATGCCCCTCGTGGACGACTACCGCCCCACCCTCGACTCCGAGGTCGCCGACCTGCGGCACGTGCCGTCGTCGCCGGCGCCGGGGGCCGGCTCGGTCACCGCCGCCCTGTTCCTGCGCGAGTTCGTGGGGCAGCGCCGCTGGGCCCACCTCGACATCGCCGGTGTCGGCCGCTCCGAGAAGGAGCAGCACGAGGTGCCGCGCGGCGCCACCGGCTGGGGGGCGCGCGTGCTGCTGCGCCTCCTCGAGGACCTGGCGTGA
- a CDS encoding O-methyltransferase has product MTPAFPGLPGASGSGAQGPAVPAPARRAPATSASGSKAGSWQYAEHFVPESEAVERARTRARELGIAAVGNGAGALLQTLCAAVDARAVVEVGTGAGVSGLWMLGGMPRDGVLTTIDAEAEHLRAARTAFAELGVRSGRIRGITGRAVDVLPRLTEGGYDLVLLDADPIGTAAYLERAVRLLRPGGVVALHGALSADRAGDPAQRDPVTTAVRELSRALRSSPDLLPALVPSGEGLLLAARRR; this is encoded by the coding sequence GTGACGCCGGCCTTCCCGGGCCTGCCGGGCGCCTCGGGCAGCGGGGCCCAGGGTCCGGCGGTCCCGGCGCCCGCGCGCCGGGCCCCGGCCACCTCGGCGAGCGGCTCGAAGGCCGGAAGCTGGCAGTACGCCGAGCACTTCGTGCCCGAGTCCGAGGCGGTGGAGCGGGCCCGCACCCGGGCCCGCGAGCTGGGGATCGCCGCGGTGGGCAACGGCGCGGGAGCGCTGCTGCAGACCCTGTGCGCCGCCGTCGACGCGCGCGCGGTGGTGGAGGTCGGCACCGGCGCGGGCGTCTCCGGGCTGTGGATGCTGGGCGGGATGCCTCGCGACGGCGTGCTGACCACCATCGACGCCGAGGCCGAGCACCTGCGGGCAGCACGCACGGCGTTCGCCGAGCTGGGGGTGCGCAGCGGGCGCATCCGCGGCATCACCGGGCGCGCCGTGGACGTGCTGCCGCGCCTCACCGAGGGCGGGTACGACCTCGTGCTCCTCGACGCCGACCCGATCGGCACCGCGGCCTACCTCGAGCGCGCGGTCCGGCTGCTGCGCCCGGGCGGGGTGGTCGCCCTGCACGGCGCGCTGTCGGCCGACCGCGCGGGCGACCCCGCCCAGCGCGACCCGGTGACCACGGCGGTCCGTGAGCTCTCCCGGGCGCTGCGCAGCTCCCCGGACCTGCTGCCGGCCCTCGTGCCCAGTGGCGAGGGACTGCTCCTGGCGGCGCGTCGCCGCTGA
- the sigE gene encoding RNA polymerase sigma factor SigE, with translation MSAQAAEQPWTPPSWEELVREHSARVHRLAYRLTGDRDDADDLTQEVFVRVFRSLDSYVPGTFEGWLHRITTNLFLDQARRRRRLRFDALTEEIAARLPDRGAGPERAFEAGRFDVDVQAALDRLSPDFRAVVVLADVEGLTYEEVAEVLGVKTGTVRSRLSRARAQLRKHLEHRAPVRPAAPPARRAGPRVLGGPGRVVPLVG, from the coding sequence ATGTCAGCGCAGGCGGCCGAGCAGCCGTGGACGCCGCCCTCGTGGGAGGAGCTCGTCCGCGAGCACTCCGCACGGGTGCACCGTCTCGCCTACCGCCTGACCGGTGACCGCGACGACGCCGACGACCTCACGCAGGAGGTCTTCGTCCGCGTCTTCCGCTCCCTCGACTCCTACGTGCCCGGCACCTTCGAGGGCTGGCTGCACCGCATCACCACCAACCTCTTCCTCGACCAGGCGCGACGCCGCCGCCGGCTGCGCTTCGACGCCCTCACCGAGGAGATCGCCGCCCGTCTGCCCGACCGCGGAGCCGGCCCGGAGCGGGCCTTCGAGGCGGGTCGCTTCGACGTCGACGTGCAGGCGGCTCTCGACAGGCTCTCGCCGGACTTCCGGGCCGTCGTCGTCCTCGCGGACGTCGAGGGGCTGACCTACGAAGAGGTCGCGGAGGTGCTCGGCGTGAAGACCGGCACGGTCCGCTCTCGCCTGTCACGAGCCAGGGCCCAGCTGCGCAAGCACCTGGAGCACCGCGCGCCCGTGCGCCCGGCGGCGCCGCCCGCCCGACGCGCCGGTCCCCGGGTGCTGGGGGGCCCCGGACGGGTGGTTCCGCTCGTCGGCTGA
- a CDS encoding twin-arginine translocase TatA/TatE family subunit: MFGINPGEFAVLLVIALIVVGPERLPKYAAQLGRMVREGRKMAMGLREQVRGELGPEFDDVDWKKLDPRQYDPRKIIRDALTDSLEDEDEPPARPAPKPVSSGGPSPVTGAAVAAGAVGAAGATSAAATGAGSSSSSTPPGAGMPSVSPADKRPASAASPAEAAAVGRTEDPASGASAPPSSDPAPAPSDLDASAQPEGADAPAVPMARSSTGAPVDLEAT, from the coding sequence GTGTTCGGCATCAACCCCGGCGAGTTCGCGGTGCTGCTCGTCATCGCCCTCATCGTGGTGGGCCCTGAGCGGCTCCCCAAGTACGCCGCCCAGCTCGGGCGGATGGTCCGTGAGGGCCGCAAGATGGCGATGGGCCTGCGCGAGCAGGTGCGCGGCGAGCTCGGCCCGGAGTTCGACGACGTCGACTGGAAGAAGCTCGACCCCCGCCAGTACGACCCCCGCAAGATCATCAGAGACGCGCTGACGGACAGCCTCGAGGACGAGGACGAGCCGCCCGCCCGTCCCGCGCCGAAGCCCGTGAGCAGTGGCGGGCCTTCGCCCGTGACCGGTGCTGCGGTGGCCGCCGGGGCCGTCGGGGCGGCTGGCGCCACCAGCGCGGCGGCGACCGGTGCGGGCAGCAGCAGCAGCAGCACCCCACCGGGAGCCGGCATGCCGTCGGTCAGCCCCGCCGACAAGCGACCGGCCAGTGCGGCGTCGCCGGCGGAGGCCGCAGCCGTGGGGCGCACCGAGGACCCCGCCTCCGGTGCGTCCGCTCCCCCCAGCAGCGACCCGGCGCCGGCCCCTTCCGACCTCGACGCCTCGGCGCAGCCCGAGGGTGCCGACGCCCCCGCCGTCCCGATGGCCCGCTCCTCCACGGGCGCCCCCGTGGACCTCGAAGCCACCTGA
- a CDS encoding Mrp/NBP35 family ATP-binding protein, translating to MSLLRRPSSAAEPGPEESAVRAALGTVLDPEIRRPITELGMVGSLEVSTTGAVLVQVLLTTSGCPLRDTLERDVTAAVMRVEGVRAVRVDLGVMDDGQRSRLRDVLRGPGGERDVPFARPRSLTRVYCVASGKGGVGKSTLTVNLAVAMARDGLRVGLVDADVHGFSVPGMLGTTDRPVKIDDVVIPPVAHGVKVISMGMVVPDGQPVMHRGPLLHRALQQFLTEVHFGDLDVLLLDMPPGTGDVPISAAQLLPGSELLVVTTPQPAAADVAHRSGGLAARTGQGVVGVVENMSWLPMPDGSRLEVFGSGGGAAVAERLSRGSETPVPLLAQVPMDVAVREGGDAGTPVVLAAPDSPAALVLSDLARTLGRRARGLAGRPLGVVPV from the coding sequence GTGAGCCTGCTCCGCCGCCCGTCGTCCGCAGCGGAGCCGGGTCCGGAGGAGTCCGCGGTGCGGGCGGCGCTGGGCACGGTGCTCGACCCGGAGATCCGCCGGCCCATCACCGAGCTGGGCATGGTGGGGTCCCTGGAGGTCTCCACCACCGGCGCGGTGCTCGTGCAGGTGCTGCTGACCACGTCGGGCTGCCCGCTGCGGGACACCCTCGAGCGCGACGTCACCGCCGCCGTCATGCGCGTGGAGGGCGTGCGCGCGGTGCGCGTCGACCTGGGCGTCATGGACGACGGCCAGCGCTCCCGCCTGCGCGACGTGCTGCGCGGCCCTGGTGGCGAGCGCGACGTGCCGTTCGCCAGGCCGAGGTCGCTGACGCGCGTGTACTGCGTGGCCTCCGGCAAGGGCGGTGTCGGCAAGTCGACCCTGACGGTGAACCTGGCGGTGGCCATGGCCCGCGACGGGCTGCGGGTCGGCCTGGTGGACGCCGACGTCCACGGCTTCTCCGTGCCCGGGATGCTCGGCACGACCGACCGTCCGGTGAAGATCGACGACGTGGTCATCCCGCCGGTGGCGCACGGCGTCAAGGTGATCTCCATGGGCATGGTGGTGCCCGACGGGCAGCCGGTCATGCACCGGGGACCGCTGCTGCACCGCGCGCTGCAGCAGTTCCTCACGGAGGTGCACTTCGGAGACCTCGACGTGCTCCTGCTGGACATGCCGCCCGGCACCGGAGACGTGCCGATCAGCGCCGCGCAGCTCCTGCCGGGCTCGGAGCTGCTCGTGGTGACCACCCCCCAGCCGGCGGCCGCCGACGTCGCGCACCGCTCCGGCGGGCTCGCGGCTCGCACCGGGCAGGGCGTGGTGGGGGTGGTGGAGAACATGAGCTGGCTGCCGATGCCCGACGGCTCGCGCCTGGAGGTGTTCGGCTCCGGCGGGGGCGCCGCGGTGGCCGAGAGGCTCTCGCGCGGGTCCGAGACTCCGGTGCCGCTGCTGGCGCAGGTCCCGATGGACGTCGCCGTCCGCGAGGGCGGTGACGCCGGGACGCCCGTGGTGCTCGCCGCACCGGACTCCCCTGCGGCACTGGTGCTGTCAGACCTCGCGCGCACGCTCGGGCGGCGCGCTCGCGGCCTGGCCGGGCGACCCCTCGGCGTCGTCCCCGTCTGA